A region of Pongo pygmaeus isolate AG05252 chromosome 15, NHGRI_mPonPyg2-v2.0_pri, whole genome shotgun sequence DNA encodes the following proteins:
- the LOC129012564 gene encoding NADH dehydrogenase [ubiquinone] 1 beta subcomplex subunit 3-like, which yields MAHRHGHEHGHRKMELPDYRQWKIEGTPLQTIQKKLAAKGLRDPWGRNEAWRYMGGFAKRVSFFDVLFKGFWGFAAFVVAVGAEYYLESLNKDKKHH from the coding sequence ATGGCCCATAGACATGGACATGAGCATGGACATCGTAAAATGGAACTTCCAGATTACAGACAATGGAAGATAGAAGGGACACCATTACAAACTATCCAGAAGAAGCTGGCTGCAAAAGGGCTAAGGGATCCATGGGGCCGCAATGAAGCTTGGAGATACATGGGTGGCTTTGCAAAGAGGGTTTCCTTTTTTGATGTATTGTTTAAAGGATTCTGGGGATTTGCTGCATTTGTGGTAGCTGTAGGAGCTGAATATTACCTGGAGTCCCTGAATAAAGATAAGAAGCATCACTGA